From the genome of Ilyobacter polytropus DSM 2926, one region includes:
- a CDS encoding sensor histidine kinase: MLKVVGDLKKYSRFKNNEELEDYIYQVKELEGIEISIIKPGHMNMMGRPLMIVGSNPPDKKFKLTKLKGIGALILSYHEKLPDGNRIIVSTSLSVMEAHKHEINLFNILTAFVALSFSLIAGAFFSNRITSDVRLLSKSADEISKLKFPENIEIDRNDEIGDLSRSLAMMSDELKLSINSLRSFVSNASHELKTPISVLCTHAHALVVGQVKNEAEKKRYHEILLKKGLEMREITQNLLTISKLDTPNYQIKKEKIDLKSLIEDSLEKYDFLEFEKDISIVVDIGTNEVIGDSNLLKLATDNIIHNALKYSPNRGVVKIYEEKGCLCIENQSEVIRSEEIENFFQPFYRGKNAEDSEIEGTGLGLSIVKKSLDLNNIPLQIVWKEGKFIFKIFCKNIIDSPK; this comes from the coding sequence ATGCTTAAGGTTGTAGGAGATTTAAAAAAATACTCAAGATTTAAAAATAATGAAGAATTAGAAGATTACATATATCAAGTGAAGGAGCTTGAAGGAATCGAGATAAGTATAATTAAACCTGGACATATGAATATGATGGGAAGACCACTTATGATTGTAGGTTCAAATCCTCCAGATAAGAAATTTAAATTGACTAAACTCAAAGGTATTGGGGCACTGATACTTTCCTATCACGAAAAGCTTCCAGATGGAAATAGAATTATTGTAAGTACCTCCCTTTCTGTAATGGAGGCTCATAAACATGAGATAAATCTTTTTAATATCCTGACTGCCTTTGTTGCTCTGTCTTTTTCATTAATTGCAGGAGCTTTTTTTTCAAATAGGATAACTTCAGATGTCAGGCTTTTAAGTAAAAGTGCTGACGAGATATCAAAATTGAAATTTCCTGAAAATATAGAAATAGATAGAAATGACGAAATAGGAGATTTAAGCAGAAGTCTAGCAATGATGTCTGATGAACTTAAACTTTCAATTAACAGCCTTAGATCCTTCGTATCTAATGCCTCTCACGAGCTTAAAACCCCAATATCAGTATTATGTACCCATGCCCACGCACTTGTAGTGGGACAAGTAAAAAATGAAGCTGAAAAAAAAAGGTACCATGAAATTCTGCTTAAGAAAGGACTGGAAATGAGGGAAATAACACAAAACCTCCTAACTATTTCTAAACTTGATACTCCTAACTATCAGATAAAAAAAGAAAAAATAGATTTGAAATCTCTCATAGAAGATTCTTTAGAAAAATATGATTTTTTGGAGTTTGAGAAAGATATTAGTATTGTTGTAGATATAGGAACGAATGAAGTCATTGGAGATTCTAACCTTCTAAAACTAGCAACAGACAATATAATCCACAATGCTCTAAAGTATTCTCCCAATAGAGGGGTGGTAAAAATCTATGAAGAAAAAGGTTGTCTCTGTATAGAAAATCAGTCAGAAGTGATTCGGTCAGAAGAGATTGAAAATTTTTTCCAACCATTTTACCGTGGAAAAAATGCGGAAGATTCAGAAATAGAGGGAACAGGATTGGGGCTTTCCATAGTTAAAAAATCTTTGGATCTAAATAATATTCCATTACAAATTGTTTGGAAAGAAGGTAAATTTATATTTAAGATATTTTGCAAAAATATCATTGATTCTCCTAAATAG
- a CDS encoding ABC transporter ATP-binding protein, producing the protein MLKIDNLNFSYGNKKILKDFSMEVREGERVALKGSSGCGKSTLLRLIAGLEKPSIGNIFFDNNNVTNLPSYKREFGYVFQDFALFPHLNVKKNISYGISQYENSKKENLLNKYSKMLHIDSLFNHYPHELSGGQKQRVALARTLVTSPKIILLDEVFSALDEGLKESVRLEILEVLEELKITTILVTHDSRDAEVLCSKIIEM; encoded by the coding sequence ATGTTAAAAATAGACAACCTTAATTTTAGTTATGGAAATAAAAAAATTTTGAAAGACTTTTCTATGGAAGTACGAGAAGGTGAAAGAGTTGCTCTTAAGGGATCGTCTGGATGTGGTAAGAGTACACTTCTCAGATTGATTGCTGGTCTTGAAAAACCTAGCATTGGTAATATCTTTTTTGATAATAATAATGTTACCAATCTTCCATCTTATAAAAGGGAGTTTGGATATGTATTTCAGGACTTTGCATTATTTCCACACCTAAATGTTAAAAAGAATATCTCTTATGGCATTTCACAATATGAAAACAGTAAAAAAGAAAATTTGTTAAATAAATATTCTAAGATGTTGCATATAGATTCTCTTTTTAACCATTATCCACATGAACTTAGCGGGGGTCAAAAGCAAAGAGTAGCCCTAGCCAGAACTCTTGTTACCAGTCCTAAGATTATACTTCTTGATGAAGTTTTTTCAGCACTTGATGAAGGTCTAAAGGAAAGTGTTAGATTAGAAATACTAGAAGTATTAGAAGAGTTAAAAATAACTACAATTCTTGTAACTCATGATAGCAGAGATGCTGAGGTACTGTGCAGTAAAATAATAGAAATGTAA
- a CDS encoding ABC transporter permease, translating into MKIFKIEDGLIKMLLLGLILSFILLPISDSIPLLFTPNSSYLEVLISKGIIWEYLFNTLELVFKVGIFSILLGFTSSYLITMYEFKFKNMFKVLLTLPLAFPVYVGAYTYSSIFYTNKWLSYIFTNKIFMEGSVFIYGIFLYPYIYLACRSYLKNNLVEYIEASKTLGKSNFETFIKVIFPISWPAILGSTLFVIFETLSDFAVVEFYGVATISKVITDSWMGLGQKDTAAKVSIILIFILGAMIFVEKLIRRRKRYEGISNRKIKPEKPSKLQSFAIYIFLGIIVSLGFILPAYEMIKFSIAKSSYIEGLNLFDITSNTLLTLSIAIVFIIAIATIFASIVNQLKNGKKFFSTIAVMGYSIPSLILALAVYIFTLSLDNSIYNLFHIEWLVLMNTRTALIIALVIKFISVAFSNYSNTLDKINPNIFNASKTLGHNFLGTFVRINLPLLKKPTKFVFILLFIDLIKELTLTYTLRPFNFKTLSTEIYRYAGNEMIEVAAIPSLVIVGVCSLMILYLELGGRNVKNRQP; encoded by the coding sequence ATGAAAATTTTTAAAATAGAGGATGGCCTAATAAAAATGCTCTTATTAGGCCTAATACTTAGTTTTATACTGCTTCCAATATCCGACTCTATTCCTCTATTATTTACACCTAATAGCTCATATCTAGAAGTTTTGATAAGCAAGGGGATTATCTGGGAGTATTTATTTAACACACTAGAATTGGTATTTAAAGTTGGTATATTTTCTATACTGTTAGGTTTTACAAGTAGTTATTTGATAACTATGTATGAATTTAAATTTAAAAATATGTTCAAGGTATTACTGACTCTGCCACTAGCATTCCCTGTTTACGTAGGAGCATATACCTACTCATCGATATTTTATACCAATAAATGGTTAAGTTATATCTTCACCAATAAAATATTTATGGAAGGTTCTGTATTTATATATGGGATATTTTTATACCCTTATATTTATCTTGCCTGTCGTTCATACCTCAAAAACAACTTGGTAGAATATATAGAGGCCTCTAAAACCCTTGGAAAATCTAACTTTGAAACTTTTATAAAAGTTATTTTCCCAATTTCATGGCCAGCTATATTAGGGTCTACGTTATTTGTGATCTTTGAAACTCTATCTGACTTTGCAGTTGTAGAGTTTTATGGCGTAGCAACAATATCTAAAGTTATTACAGACTCGTGGATGGGTCTAGGACAAAAAGATACTGCTGCTAAAGTATCTATAATATTAATATTTATCCTTGGTGCCATGATATTTGTTGAAAAACTAATCAGAAGAAGAAAGAGATATGAAGGTATCTCCAACAGAAAAATAAAACCTGAGAAACCATCAAAATTACAGAGTTTTGCAATCTATATTTTTCTCGGAATTATTGTCTCTTTAGGATTTATTCTTCCTGCATATGAAATGATAAAGTTTTCTATAGCTAAGAGTTCATACATTGAAGGTCTAAACCTTTTTGATATTACTTCTAATACATTACTCACTCTGTCTATAGCTATAGTCTTTATTATTGCCATAGCAACTATATTTGCAAGTATAGTAAATCAACTAAAAAACGGAAAAAAATTCTTCTCTACCATTGCAGTAATGGGATACTCAATCCCGTCACTTATACTAGCTCTGGCAGTATATATTTTTACTCTGTCTTTAGACAATAGTATATATAATTTATTTCATATTGAGTGGCTTGTGTTGATGAATACAAGAACAGCACTGATTATAGCTCTTGTAATTAAATTTATATCTGTGGCTTTTTCAAACTACTCAAATACTTTAGATAAGATAAATCCTAATATATTTAATGCCTCAAAAACACTTGGTCATAATTTTTTAGGAACATTCGTAAGGATAAACCTTCCACTGCTTAAGAAGCCTACAAAATTTGTATTTATTCTGTTATTTATAGATCTGATAAAAGAACTGACACTGACCTACACTTTGAGACCCTTTAATTTCAAAACTCTTTCTACTGAAATATATAGATATGCTGGAAATGAAATGATAGAAGTTGCAGCTATTCCATCTCTTGTTATTGTAGGAGTATGTAGCTTAATGATTCTCTATTTAGAATTAGGAGGAAGAAATGTTAAAAATAGACAACCTTAA
- a CDS encoding Fe(3+) ABC transporter substrate-binding protein, with translation MKKLLIGLALLSSVVANAAGVVNVYTTRHYDADDALYKEFSKKTGIEVNVVSDKGAISITKIKEQGRAPLADVFMTSDAGNLAKAKEAGILQPVKSSILESNIPAKYQDDDNQWFGLTKRARVFIYSNDRVKAKDLKGLTYESLVKNSRWDDKVLVRSSSNMYNQSLVASFVALNGKNKTSEWVEGLVHHMARNPQGNDRVQAVAVKDGEGDIAIANSYYYGKLVNETDVTSKYYGVADKTSLYFPNQNDGESGVHMNISGAGVVKNAKNKKEAVKLIEFLSMRKQQEAFSATNYEFPVNPKAKLSPLLASWLDKQGLKTLKEQDINLSLLGKYNEEALNIMIGANWDTPKK, from the coding sequence ATGAAGAAGCTATTAATTGGATTGGCCCTATTATCTTCAGTCGTTGCAAATGCAGCTGGAGTTGTTAATGTTTACACAACGAGACATTACGATGCAGATGATGCCTTATACAAGGAGTTTTCTAAAAAAACTGGTATTGAAGTAAATGTTGTTAGTGATAAGGGTGCTATAAGTATAACCAAGATAAAGGAACAGGGAAGAGCTCCCTTAGCTGATGTATTTATGACCTCAGATGCAGGTAACTTAGCTAAAGCAAAAGAAGCCGGTATCTTACAACCGGTAAAAAGTTCTATATTGGAATCGAATATTCCAGCCAAATATCAAGACGATGATAATCAGTGGTTTGGGTTAACTAAGAGAGCTAGGGTCTTTATTTACTCAAATGATAGAGTTAAAGCTAAGGATTTGAAAGGACTTACTTATGAATCTTTAGTTAAAAATTCCAGATGGGATGACAAGGTACTTGTTAGGTCCTCCTCAAATATGTATAATCAGTCACTGGTTGCTTCATTTGTAGCATTAAATGGTAAAAATAAAACTTCAGAGTGGGTTGAAGGCTTGGTTCACCATATGGCTAGAAATCCTCAAGGAAACGATAGAGTCCAAGCTGTAGCTGTTAAAGATGGTGAAGGTGATATTGCTATTGCCAACTCTTATTACTATGGTAAACTTGTGAACGAAACTGATGTCACTTCAAAATACTACGGGGTAGCTGATAAGACTAGTCTTTACTTTCCAAACCAAAATGATGGAGAGTCTGGAGTTCATATGAATATTAGTGGAGCCGGAGTTGTTAAAAATGCTAAAAACAAAAAAGAAGCAGTGAAATTGATCGAGTTTCTTTCTATGAGAAAGCAACAAGAAGCATTCTCTGCTACTAACTATGAATTTCCTGTTAATCCAAAGGCTAAGTTAAGCCCTCTTCTTGCTTCATGGTTAGATAAACAAGGTCTTAAGACGCTGAAAGAACAAGATATCAATTTGAGTTTATTAGGTAAATATAATGAAGAAGCACTTAATATCATGATAGGTGCCAACTGGGACACTCCTAAAAAATAA
- a CDS encoding SLC13 family permease codes for MNKKYEIDKRPIGLLFLIEYRNAIMLFTILMTFFYFINKNVNITELSLAGYRAMIIFFLAIVLWTLNIIPVVITSLLIMGLLSVYNVLESKVIYSFFGNSSVFFILGSFIISAGVKVSGISRRIAYVVLARYNSRPFSLVASIFFLSAFMSHIMPEHAVAALLIPILGDISGTFERKNVLNQYLYFSIFLGCVTGGVVTFLGGARNPLAVGILNEMTGKNISFIKWWAGASAPIYVLMAMILLYLKKKISSEISAGKIKNKLEITSDYRLKKISFNEIKAASILILTIFLWIFYNEEFGISNIALLSASLYFVLNVAKWEEINREINWGVLFMYGGSIAIGSALNSVGVLKWIVDNYLLNLNFSESGFIFLLITTSIFMTELISNSAVIVILLPVAINLGTKMGISPELVTMSVALPSGLSYIFPISSPVVAMIYSTKQLDLKTLIKSGFVLKIISVIIMFIFIKYYFPFIGI; via the coding sequence ATGAATAAAAAATATGAAATAGATAAAAGACCCATAGGGCTACTTTTTCTTATAGAATATAGAAATGCAATAATGCTCTTTACAATATTGATGACTTTCTTTTACTTTATAAATAAAAATGTCAATATAACAGAACTTTCTCTTGCTGGTTATCGGGCGATGATCATATTTTTTCTAGCCATAGTTTTGTGGACTTTGAATATTATACCTGTGGTGATAACTTCTCTTCTAATAATGGGTCTATTATCAGTTTACAACGTTCTGGAAAGTAAGGTGATTTATTCTTTTTTTGGAAACAGTTCTGTGTTTTTTATTTTAGGATCATTTATTATTTCAGCAGGTGTAAAGGTATCAGGTATTAGCAGAAGAATTGCTTATGTTGTCCTAGCAAGATATAATAGTAGACCTTTTAGCCTAGTGGCCTCAATTTTTTTTCTTTCCGCGTTTATGTCTCACATTATGCCAGAGCATGCAGTGGCAGCTCTTCTCATCCCTATATTAGGAGATATTAGTGGAACATTTGAAAGAAAAAATGTCCTTAATCAGTATTTATACTTTTCAATATTTTTAGGTTGCGTAACAGGAGGGGTGGTCACTTTTTTGGGAGGAGCTAGAAATCCACTTGCTGTAGGTATATTAAATGAAATGACAGGAAAGAACATAAGTTTCATAAAGTGGTGGGCAGGAGCCTCTGCACCAATTTATGTTTTGATGGCAATGATTCTTTTATATCTAAAAAAAAAGATCAGTTCGGAGATCAGTGCTGGAAAGATTAAGAATAAGCTTGAAATCACAAGTGATTATAGGTTAAAAAAGATAAGCTTTAATGAGATAAAAGCAGCTTCAATATTAATTCTCACAATATTCCTTTGGATCTTTTATAATGAAGAATTTGGCATATCCAACATTGCACTTTTAAGTGCATCCCTTTACTTTGTTTTGAATGTTGCAAAATGGGAAGAAATAAATCGAGAGATAAACTGGGGAGTTCTTTTTATGTATGGAGGTTCCATTGCCATAGGATCTGCATTAAATAGTGTTGGGGTACTAAAGTGGATTGTTGACAATTATCTTTTGAATCTTAATTTTTCAGAGAGTGGATTTATTTTTTTATTGATAACAACAAGTATATTTATGACAGAGTTAATTTCAAATAGTGCAGTCATAGTGATTCTCCTTCCGGTGGCTATCAATCTTGGAACTAAAATGGGTATCAGTCCTGAGCTTGTTACCATGTCAGTAGCTCTTCCATCGGGGCTTTCATATATTTTTCCAATAAGCAGCCCTGTTGTAGCTATGATTTATTCTACTAAGCAATTAGATCTAAAAACTCTTATAAAAAGTGGCTTTGTTCTTAAGATTATATCGGTGATTATTATGTTCATATTTATAAAGTATTATTTTCCATTTATAGGAATATAA
- the cysC gene encoding adenylyl-sulfate kinase produces the protein MSKNIVWSESIIGRKERESMLGQNGVVIWMTGLSGSGKSTIAKKVQEKLHEKNKLAYILDGDNIRHGLNKDLGFSKEDRIENLRRITEVGKLFVDLGVITIVSFISPYRQDREVIRNSFLPGEFIEVYVKCSLEECEKRDVKGLYKKARDGVIKNFTGIDSEYEAPIDAEVVLDTENKSVNELSDKLIDFITNS, from the coding sequence ATGTCAAAAAACATAGTGTGGAGTGAAAGTATAATAGGAAGAAAAGAAAGAGAAAGTATGCTAGGTCAAAATGGTGTTGTTATTTGGATGACTGGTCTTTCAGGATCAGGAAAATCTACAATAGCTAAAAAAGTTCAAGAAAAACTTCATGAAAAAAACAAGTTAGCTTATATCCTTGATGGCGACAACATAAGGCACGGGTTAAATAAGGACCTTGGATTCTCTAAAGAAGACAGGATCGAAAATTTGAGAAGGATAACAGAAGTCGGCAAACTTTTTGTAGACTTAGGGGTTATAACTATTGTCTCTTTCATTTCTCCTTACAGGCAAGACAGAGAAGTTATCAGAAATTCCTTCCTTCCTGGAGAATTTATAGAAGTCTATGTGAAATGCTCTTTAGAGGAGTGTGAAAAAAGGGATGTTAAAGGTCTGTATAAAAAAGCAAGAGATGGCGTGATCAAAAACTTTACTGGAATTGATTCAGAATACGAAGCTCCCATCGATGCGGAAGTCGTTCTAGACACTGAAAATAAAAGTGTAAATGAACTTTCCGATAAACTTATAGACTTTATAACTAATTCATAG
- a CDS encoding adenylyl-sulfate reductase subunit alpha, producing the protein MEIVKIITDILIIGGGTAGCHGAIHAKGLDPKLDVVIMEKAGIKRSGCLAAGVNAINAYLPEGETPESYVNYVKKESHGLIREDLTLSIGKKINDMTKKLEAYGLVFLKDKDGNYIVRGKRSIKINGENIKPILAKKTIESGAKVLNKVIATDYIVEKGQITGAYGFSLEMDKFYVIKAKAVVCTTGGASGIYKPNNPVEARHKMWYSPFNTGDGLAMGIRSGAEMTSFEMRFIALRTKDTISPTGTIAQGLEVGQINALGENYMKRYENKSTPMRLYASILENLEGRGPCYLDTRKATKDQVEELKKAYLNMSPSIILKWHDEDIDISKEPVEICGSEPYIVGGHGQAGYWIKDDRSTSVKGLFAAGDVCGGSPKKYVTGCMAESEIAVESAIKYLSSIKISKDFDNNKIESEIKKVFYPLYNKNGFFSAQDIEEKLQKIMDEYAGGISENYKTNEEKLLKAKKLVKKLDKDIEKIKCEKPLEVLKYNELINRILVAKVVIEHLIYRKETRWKCYQERSDYPNLDNENWFKFVNSVYNQKENDIVIIQRDFQRVM; encoded by the coding sequence TTGGAAATTGTTAAAATTATTACGGATATTTTAATAATCGGAGGAGGGACGGCTGGATGCCATGGAGCAATCCATGCAAAGGGGTTAGATCCTAAGTTAGACGTAGTAATAATGGAAAAAGCTGGAATAAAAAGAAGCGGATGTCTCGCCGCAGGGGTGAATGCAATAAATGCATATCTTCCTGAGGGGGAAACTCCCGAGTCCTATGTAAATTATGTTAAAAAAGAATCCCATGGGCTGATAAGGGAAGATTTAACTTTATCTATAGGGAAAAAAATAAACGATATGACAAAAAAACTAGAGGCTTATGGTTTGGTTTTTTTAAAAGACAAGGATGGCAATTATATTGTCAGAGGAAAAAGAAGTATCAAAATAAATGGTGAGAATATAAAACCAATTTTGGCAAAAAAAACAATTGAAAGCGGAGCTAAGGTGCTTAATAAAGTAATTGCTACAGATTATATAGTAGAGAAAGGACAAATAACAGGAGCTTATGGTTTTTCTTTAGAAATGGATAAATTTTACGTAATTAAGGCTAAAGCGGTAGTATGTACAACTGGTGGAGCCTCGGGAATATATAAGCCAAATAATCCTGTAGAAGCTCGACATAAGATGTGGTATTCACCTTTCAATACTGGAGATGGACTTGCAATGGGCATAAGATCCGGGGCTGAAATGACAAGCTTTGAAATGAGGTTTATAGCCCTCAGGACTAAGGATACTATATCTCCAACAGGAACAATAGCACAAGGTCTCGAAGTTGGACAGATAAACGCCCTGGGCGAAAATTATATGAAGAGATATGAAAACAAATCTACTCCTATGAGGCTTTATGCAAGTATTTTAGAGAATCTTGAGGGGAGAGGACCTTGTTATTTAGATACTAGAAAAGCTACGAAAGATCAGGTAGAAGAATTGAAAAAAGCCTACCTAAACATGTCGCCATCTATAATCCTTAAATGGCATGACGAAGATATTGATATATCAAAAGAACCTGTGGAGATATGCGGCTCAGAACCTTACATAGTAGGTGGACACGGGCAAGCAGGATACTGGATAAAAGATGACAGAAGTACCAGTGTTAAAGGACTTTTTGCTGCAGGTGATGTATGTGGCGGATCTCCGAAAAAATACGTGACAGGGTGTATGGCAGAGAGTGAAATAGCTGTAGAGTCAGCTATAAAATATCTATCAAGTATAAAGATTTCGAAGGATTTTGATAACAATAAGATAGAGTCTGAAATAAAAAAAGTTTTTTATCCGCTTTATAATAAAAATGGTTTTTTTTCGGCGCAGGATATCGAAGAAAAATTACAGAAGATCATGGATGAATATGCTGGAGGAATAAGCGAAAATTACAAAACAAACGAAGAGAAACTTCTGAAAGCAAAAAAGCTTGTAAAAAAACTCGATAAGGATATAGAAAAGATTAAATGCGAAAAACCTCTAGAAGTTCTTAAGTATAATGAGTTGATAAACAGAATATTAGTTGCTAAAGTTGTGATAGAACATCTTATTTATCGAAAGGAAACAAGATGGAAATGCTATCAAGAGAGAAGTGACTATCCTAACCTAGATAATGAAAACTGGTTTAAATTCGTAAATTCAGTATACAATCAAAAAGAGAATGACATTGTAATAATTCAAAGAGATTTTCAAAGGGTGATGTAG
- a CDS encoding 4Fe-4S dicluster domain-containing protein, with product MAIKIDAKRCIGCRLCVEVCPGNLISLDKKFKAEIYDPRECWDCTACMKECPVQAIEMYLFPETGGSGSTLFVKEEKNIMKWQIKENGVVVEEIEVNKKDSNKF from the coding sequence ATGGCCATAAAAATTGATGCTAAAAGATGTATTGGATGCCGACTTTGTGTAGAAGTCTGTCCAGGAAATCTTATATCTTTGGATAAAAAATTCAAGGCAGAGATATATGATCCTAGAGAGTGTTGGGACTGTACGGCGTGTATGAAGGAATGTCCTGTGCAGGCAATAGAGATGTATCTTTTTCCGGAAACAGGAGGAAGTGGGAGTACTCTTTTTGTGAAAGAAGAAAAGAATATAATGAAATGGCAGATTAAAGAAAATGGAGTCGTTGTAGAGGAGATAGAAGTAAATAAAAAGGATTCTAACAAGTTTTAG
- the cysD gene encoding sulfate adenylyltransferase subunit CysD — MDHLDRLENKSVNILREAYSQFKNLGMLWSIGKDSTVLVWLARKAFFGHVPIPLVHVDTHYKIPEMIKYRDRFAKEWKIDMIYGENKVALDSKQTYPDGNVSRLQCCKFLKADALKHTLNGDWTRYRLNHKKGVYEIDENREAFTGVIVGVRADEEGSRSKERYFSPRNKENTWEFGDQPPEFWNQYKTDFKPGTHVRIHPLLDWTELDIWEYIQREKIPVVSLYFDQGEGKRYRSLGCYPCTTPVDSTAKNVEDIVEELKTGKFANIAERSGRAQDKEDGGGLEELRKDGYM, encoded by the coding sequence ATGGATCATTTGGACAGATTAGAAAATAAAAGTGTAAATATCTTAAGAGAGGCGTACAGTCAATTTAAAAATCTTGGGATGCTCTGGTCTATAGGAAAGGATAGTACCGTTCTTGTATGGCTTGCAAGAAAAGCATTTTTTGGTCATGTGCCTATTCCTTTGGTTCATGTAGACACTCATTATAAGATACCTGAGATGATAAAATATAGGGACAGATTTGCAAAAGAGTGGAAAATCGATATGATTTATGGAGAGAATAAAGTTGCTCTGGATTCTAAGCAGACTTATCCAGATGGTAATGTGTCAAGACTTCAATGCTGTAAATTTTTAAAAGCAGATGCTTTGAAACACACTTTAAATGGAGACTGGACTAGATACAGACTAAACCATAAAAAAGGTGTGTATGAAATTGACGAAAACAGGGAAGCTTTCACAGGCGTTATTGTAGGGGTAAGGGCAGATGAAGAGGGGAGCCGTTCTAAGGAAAGATATTTTTCCCCAAGAAATAAAGAAAATACATGGGAATTTGGTGACCAGCCACCAGAATTTTGGAACCAATACAAAACAGATTTCAAGCCTGGGACTCATGTCAGAATACATCCACTTCTTGACTGGACCGAACTAGATATATGGGAATACATTCAAAGGGAAAAAATACCTGTAGTATCACTGTATTTTGATCAAGGTGAAGGCAAAAGATATAGATCCTTAGGATGTTATCCTTGTACCACTCCTGTGGACTCAACAGCTAAAAATGTGGAAGATATAGTCGAGGAACTTAAAACCGGTAAGTTTGCAAATATAGCAGAAAGGTCTGGAAGAGCTCAAGATAAAGAAGATGGTGGAGGCCTCGAAGAACTGAGAAAAGACGGGTACATGTAA